The following proteins are co-located in the Microbulbifer sp. VAAF005 genome:
- the bioC gene encoding malonyl-ACP O-methyltransferase BioC gives MTQVEHLVFLHGWGGSADLWQPLIESLARRTEVQLHCIELPGFATQGAEDWPPLEALLQKLYQQLPPRCILVGHSLGGMLAVRLASIAKQDKVLGVVAIAANACFVERDGWPGMAESTFKAFFDAFTSSPESTWERFCSLQARGDSAMRSLLKDLKAQKPQINTDAWQGALCCLAELDNRQHLANLSVPALHLFGSRDALVPIEAARSIEACGGTVKVIPETGHLPHCAKADVVAEYLLEFLGPVGNPPVEPFDKAAVARSFTRAAQGYDDCAHLQRAVCRQLLAQADDSWAPPTILDLGSGTGFGTELLRRHFPKAQIIALDLAEGMLKFARTQRPEADGYIAADAEQLPLAAGSIDLVFSSMALQWCYRLPQLFAELQRILAPEGRCLVATLGPKTLVELKQSWAQVDEGVHVNQFLPAEQWREAALHSDLSGLVTDELRLLHFDSLRQLMRELKGVGAHNINRAADKGMTGRRKLQHLSVAYENKREERGLPVTYEVIYMNLTACRAKKSG, from the coding sequence GTGACACAGGTTGAACACTTGGTTTTCCTGCATGGGTGGGGCGGGAGTGCAGACCTTTGGCAGCCGCTTATAGAATCCCTGGCGCGTCGTACAGAAGTGCAACTCCACTGTATTGAGTTACCTGGATTTGCTACACAAGGTGCTGAAGACTGGCCCCCACTAGAAGCTTTGCTGCAGAAGCTTTACCAGCAACTTCCCCCTCGCTGTATTCTGGTTGGCCACTCCCTCGGCGGTATGCTTGCCGTTCGCCTGGCTTCTATAGCGAAGCAGGACAAAGTTCTGGGGGTAGTGGCCATAGCTGCCAATGCCTGCTTTGTGGAACGAGATGGCTGGCCGGGCATGGCCGAGAGCACTTTCAAGGCATTTTTCGATGCTTTTACATCATCTCCGGAGAGTACCTGGGAGCGATTTTGCTCACTACAGGCACGAGGTGATAGCGCCATGCGCTCTTTGCTTAAAGACCTTAAGGCACAAAAACCTCAAATAAATACTGATGCCTGGCAGGGAGCATTGTGCTGTCTGGCAGAGCTGGATAATCGCCAACACCTGGCAAATCTGTCCGTGCCGGCACTGCACCTGTTTGGCAGCAGGGATGCCTTGGTTCCCATTGAAGCTGCTCGGTCCATTGAGGCGTGTGGGGGCACCGTCAAAGTCATACCCGAGACGGGCCATTTACCCCATTGCGCCAAGGCTGATGTCGTCGCTGAATATCTACTCGAGTTTCTGGGGCCTGTTGGAAATCCCCCGGTTGAGCCGTTTGATAAGGCTGCGGTAGCTCGCTCTTTTACCAGGGCAGCACAGGGCTACGATGATTGCGCCCATTTGCAGCGGGCAGTCTGCCGGCAACTGTTGGCCCAAGCCGATGACAGCTGGGCACCCCCCACAATCCTCGATTTGGGCAGTGGCACCGGATTCGGTACTGAACTGTTGCGGCGGCATTTTCCTAAGGCGCAAATTATTGCCCTGGATCTGGCGGAGGGGATGCTGAAGTTTGCCCGGACGCAAAGACCCGAAGCTGATGGTTACATTGCGGCCGATGCCGAACAGTTACCCCTGGCGGCGGGTAGTATTGATTTGGTGTTTTCAAGTATGGCGCTGCAATGGTGCTACCGCCTGCCGCAATTGTTTGCTGAGTTGCAGCGAATACTGGCCCCTGAAGGGCGGTGCCTGGTTGCCACCCTTGGCCCTAAAACCCTGGTGGAATTGAAACAGAGTTGGGCTCAAGTGGATGAGGGTGTACATGTCAATCAGTTCCTGCCCGCCGAGCAATGGCGTGAAGCGGCACTGCACAGTGACCTCAGCGGATTGGTTACGGATGAATTGCGCCTACTGCACTTTGATAGCCTGCGGCAGTTGATGCGGGAGCTTAAGGGAGTGGGTGCACACAATATTAACCGGGCGGCGGATAAAGGTATGACAGGTCGTCGCAAACTACAGCACTTGTCCGTAGCCTATGAAAATAAGCGGGAAGAGCGAGGATTGCCGGTAACTTACGAGGTGATCTATATGAATCTCACCGCTTGCAGGGCAAAAAAATCCGGCTGA
- the bioF gene encoding 8-amino-7-oxononanoate synthase yields MTLNEVLQQRLAERRQQNLYRELKTLDRAPGPRARVDGQELLVFSSNDYLGLASREEVIAAQKAGAECGAGATASHLVNGHLDIHHRLQQCIAEVSGREAALIFSSGYMANIGTICALLGRADNIVSDRLNHASLIDGARLSGANSLRFAHNDLAGLERQLQRATSRGGATLVAVDGVYSMDGDLAPLAEIATLCKQYNAWLMVDEAHGFGVMGSEAYPLAGSYALAGLTQEQAPVVMGTLGKAVGNAGAFIAGSRALIDFLTQFARPYIYTTGMTPAVAAGALAAIELIRDEPQLQGRLRVNIAYFRRRALQLGLPLQASASAIQPLVLGCENTVMVVARELQELGFLVGAIRPPTVPLGTARLRITLSAAHRAEDIDELLGALQQILQDAGVLDK; encoded by the coding sequence ATGACCCTGAATGAAGTCCTGCAACAGCGCCTCGCCGAGCGCCGCCAGCAGAATCTGTACCGGGAACTAAAAACCCTCGATCGCGCACCCGGACCGCGAGCCCGGGTCGATGGGCAGGAGCTACTGGTATTTAGCAGTAATGACTACTTGGGGCTTGCCAGCCGCGAGGAAGTCATCGCAGCACAGAAGGCGGGAGCAGAGTGTGGTGCAGGCGCCACAGCCTCTCACCTGGTTAATGGTCACCTGGATATTCATCACCGCTTGCAGCAGTGCATCGCCGAAGTAAGTGGGCGAGAAGCGGCGCTGATATTCTCGAGTGGCTACATGGCGAATATCGGCACTATTTGTGCCCTGTTGGGGCGAGCCGACAATATTGTTTCGGACAGGCTTAATCACGCCTCACTGATTGACGGTGCCCGCTTGAGTGGCGCCAACAGTCTGCGCTTTGCCCATAACGATCTCGCTGGCCTTGAACGCCAATTGCAGCGCGCTACTAGCCGGGGTGGCGCTACTTTAGTAGCGGTGGATGGCGTTTACAGCATGGATGGTGATTTGGCCCCTCTGGCTGAGATTGCCACTCTGTGTAAGCAATACAACGCCTGGTTAATGGTTGATGAGGCCCACGGCTTTGGCGTAATGGGTAGTGAAGCATACCCACTGGCGGGCAGCTATGCCCTGGCAGGGCTGACCCAGGAACAAGCCCCGGTTGTGATGGGTACCTTGGGTAAAGCGGTTGGCAATGCCGGCGCCTTTATTGCGGGCTCCCGGGCACTGATAGATTTCCTCACCCAGTTTGCGCGGCCCTATATCTATACCACCGGAATGACGCCAGCAGTGGCTGCCGGTGCCTTGGCTGCTATCGAATTGATTCGCGATGAGCCTCAGTTACAAGGGCGCTTGCGGGTAAATATCGCTTATTTCCGCCGCAGGGCACTACAGCTCGGCTTACCTCTACAGGCGTCGGCCAGTGCGATACAGCCGCTGGTGTTGGGCTGTGAAAACACTGTGATGGTGGTTGCCAGAGAATTGCAGGAGCTCGGATTCCTGGTGGGTGCCATTCGCCCGCCTACAGTGCCGCTGGGCACTGCACGCTTGCGCATTACCCTGAGCGCGGCTCACCGAGCCGAGGATATCGATGAGCTACTAGGCGCGCTGCAGCAGATTTTGCAGGATGCAGGGGTACTGGATAAGTGA
- the bioB gene encoding biotin synthase BioB — protein MPAAEIRHDWTRQQVLDLFAMPFSDLMFTAQQVHRAYFDANRVQVSTLCSIKTGACPEDCAYCPQSARYDTGLEREKLMKVEKVLQEARAAKAGGATRFCMGAAWRSPKKKDMPYVTQMVREVKALGMETCMTLGMLNDDQAQELADAGLDYYNHNLDTSPEYYGEIITTRTYQDRLETLGRVRSAGMKVCAGGIVGMGEGDKDRAGLLMQLANLPEHPESVPINMLVKVSGTPLEEQKDLDPFEFIRCIAVARIMMPKSHVRLSAGREQMSDEMQAMAFLAGANSIFYGEKLLTTANPEANEDMQLFSRLGIKPEEYQQYADEAEVEAELNAQITEQQNDAFFYDAAK, from the coding sequence ATGCCCGCCGCAGAGATCCGCCACGACTGGACCCGCCAGCAGGTACTGGACCTCTTCGCCATGCCGTTTAGCGACTTGATGTTTACCGCGCAGCAAGTGCACAGAGCTTATTTTGATGCCAATCGGGTACAGGTCAGTACCCTTTGCTCTATCAAGACCGGTGCTTGCCCTGAGGATTGTGCCTACTGTCCCCAAAGTGCCCGCTATGACACCGGGCTGGAGCGGGAAAAACTGATGAAGGTTGAAAAGGTGTTGCAGGAGGCAAGGGCGGCTAAGGCCGGCGGTGCTACCCGCTTCTGCATGGGGGCCGCTTGGCGCTCCCCCAAGAAAAAAGACATGCCTTACGTGACCCAGATGGTACGAGAAGTAAAGGCGTTGGGTATGGAAACCTGTATGACCCTGGGCATGCTAAATGATGATCAGGCCCAGGAGTTGGCGGATGCAGGCCTCGATTACTACAACCACAATTTGGATACTTCGCCGGAATATTACGGTGAGATTATTACCACTCGCACTTACCAGGATCGCCTGGAAACCTTGGGGCGAGTGCGTTCAGCGGGAATGAAGGTCTGTGCTGGTGGCATTGTGGGAATGGGTGAAGGCGATAAAGATCGCGCCGGGTTATTGATGCAATTGGCGAACTTGCCGGAGCACCCTGAATCAGTGCCCATCAATATGCTGGTAAAAGTCTCAGGTACCCCGCTGGAAGAACAAAAGGACCTGGATCCCTTCGAATTTATTCGCTGCATTGCTGTGGCCCGTATCATGATGCCGAAATCCCATGTGCGCCTATCCGCCGGTCGCGAGCAGATGAGCGATGAGATGCAGGCAATGGCTTTCCTCGCCGGCGCCAACTCTATTTTCTACGGTGAAAAACTGCTGACGACCGCGAATCCGGAAGCTAACGAAGATATGCAGTTGTTCAGTCGCCTGGGTATTAAGCCAGAAGAGTATCAGCAGTACGCCGATGAGGCTGAGGTGGAAGCGGAATTGAACGCGCAGATCACCGAACAGCAAAATGATGCTTTCTTCTACGATGCGGCCAAATGA
- a CDS encoding ComF family protein: MVYKLFSRKLAQSLARCLLCGGASGEVGICSACTQELPALGRGCRYCALPLAAAKDNICAACLQRPPALKKISAAWQYAYPINHLIQHFKYHRDLAAGHSLIQLAARQLGLPEDIPDMLTPVPLHWSRYWQRGYNQAQLIASGLGQNWCLPVDLQLLRKTTSTKTQSQLSRNQRLKNLSDSFAVRGEISGAHIGLVDDVVTTGATLEAITLQLLTAGAKQVSAFVLARTP; this comes from the coding sequence ATGGTTTACAAGCTTTTCAGTAGAAAACTTGCCCAAAGTCTGGCCCGCTGCCTGCTGTGCGGCGGAGCATCAGGAGAGGTTGGAATCTGTTCTGCCTGCACCCAGGAACTACCGGCGCTAGGCCGTGGCTGCCGCTACTGCGCCCTACCCTTGGCGGCGGCAAAAGATAATATTTGTGCGGCCTGTTTACAGAGGCCACCCGCCTTAAAGAAGATCAGTGCTGCCTGGCAATACGCTTACCCAATCAACCACTTAATCCAACATTTCAAATACCACCGGGACCTGGCCGCCGGACACAGCCTTATACAGCTAGCGGCCCGCCAATTGGGGCTTCCAGAGGATATACCTGACATGCTTACCCCGGTTCCTCTGCACTGGAGTCGCTATTGGCAACGCGGTTACAACCAGGCTCAACTTATTGCCAGTGGTCTGGGGCAAAACTGGTGCCTGCCAGTAGATCTGCAACTACTGCGCAAAACAACTTCCACCAAAACCCAATCTCAACTCAGCCGCAACCAACGGCTGAAAAACCTGTCTGACAGCTTTGCCGTGCGCGGAGAAATATCGGGTGCCCATATCGGCCTGGTAGACGATGTTGTGACCACGGGAGCGACCCTCGAAGCCATCACTCTCCAGCTACTCACAGCCGGGGCAAAACAGGTCAGCGCCTTCGTTTTGGCCAGAACGCCATGA
- a CDS encoding beta-ketoacyl-ACP synthase III — translation MSEYKLPRGIVISGTGLWTPPESISNEELVDAYNTHAEQYNLEHAQEIEAGERAAKPFSSAEFIEKASGIKSRYVVTRDGILDPKRMRPLIPERADDELSVQAEMGLKAARLALEKAGKQASDIDLVIVGASYMQRAYPAIAIEIQGALDIDGFAFDMEVACSSATFSLQRAVDAICSGSAKTVLVINAELASPQVDYTDRDSHFIFGDVAVASIIERRETCTVESAWEILGTKAKTVFSNNIRSNFGYTARAADVDPFGPGKLFRQNGRKVFKEVCPMAASHIEAHLQETDTDPHSVRRYWLHQANINMNNLIAKKLMGDNASVERAPIVLDRYANTASAGSVIAFNLHSDDLQVGDRGIICSFGAGYSIGSLVLEKISI, via the coding sequence ATGAGTGAATACAAGTTGCCACGGGGCATTGTCATCAGCGGCACAGGCCTGTGGACCCCACCGGAATCTATTAGCAATGAAGAGTTGGTAGATGCCTATAACACCCATGCCGAGCAGTACAATCTTGAGCATGCTCAAGAGATTGAGGCCGGTGAGCGCGCAGCAAAACCTTTCTCTTCTGCAGAATTTATCGAGAAGGCCTCAGGCATCAAGAGCCGCTATGTGGTGACCCGCGATGGCATCCTTGATCCGAAGCGTATGCGCCCCCTTATTCCCGAGCGCGCGGATGACGAGCTGAGTGTACAAGCCGAAATGGGCTTAAAGGCCGCCAGGCTAGCCCTGGAGAAAGCCGGTAAGCAGGCGTCTGACATTGATTTGGTCATTGTCGGTGCCTCCTATATGCAGCGCGCCTACCCCGCTATTGCTATTGAAATCCAAGGTGCACTGGATATCGATGGCTTTGCCTTTGATATGGAAGTGGCCTGCTCCTCAGCCACCTTCTCACTTCAGCGTGCGGTGGATGCGATCTGCTCTGGCTCAGCCAAAACTGTACTGGTTATCAATGCCGAGCTGGCCTCACCACAAGTGGATTACACCGACCGAGACAGCCACTTTATCTTTGGCGATGTAGCCGTAGCCAGCATTATCGAGCGCAGAGAAACCTGTACAGTCGAAAGTGCCTGGGAAATTCTCGGCACCAAAGCGAAAACCGTTTTCTCCAACAATATCCGTTCGAACTTTGGCTACACCGCTCGCGCCGCCGATGTGGACCCATTTGGTCCCGGTAAGTTGTTCCGCCAGAATGGCCGAAAGGTATTTAAAGAAGTTTGCCCCATGGCGGCCTCTCATATTGAAGCCCACCTGCAAGAGACGGACACCGATCCTCACAGCGTGCGCCGCTACTGGCTCCATCAGGCCAATATCAATATGAACAACCTGATCGCCAAGAAGCTAATGGGTGACAATGCAAGCGTTGAACGCGCGCCCATCGTTCTGGACCGCTATGCCAACACGGCAAGTGCCGGTTCAGTTATCGCGTTTAATTTACACAGCGATGACTTGCAGGTCGGAGACCGGGGAATTATCTGCTCCTTTGGTGCAGGCTATTCCATTGGCAGCTTGGTATTGGAAAAAATCTCCATTTAA
- a CDS encoding DUF1203 domain-containing protein gives MPLVLRAYSAEEHIVSAKLVGPEQIKTEVSEYFMQDEIDFALLRFAAYGCYALRLDRA, from the coding sequence GTGCCACTAGTGCTTCGCGCCTATAGCGCTGAAGAGCATATCGTGTCTGCGAAATTGGTGGGTCCCGAACAAATAAAAACAGAAGTGAGTGAATATTTCATGCAGGATGAGATTGATTTCGCTCTGCTGCGCTTCGCTGCTTATGGTTGCTATGCGCTGCGGCTGGATCGCGCATAG
- a CDS encoding DUF1203 domain-containing protein, producing MTFTVTPIREDFLEKVRQAGLDDLGQPVRQLSAQGGEPCRDVRRRARPGEKILLASYCPFSFAGPYREYGPVFVLAQPQPEQNFRAQNSFPR from the coding sequence ATGACTTTTACCGTAACACCTATCCGCGAAGACTTTTTAGAAAAGGTTCGTCAAGCAGGTCTAGATGATCTAGGGCAGCCGGTACGGCAGCTGAGCGCCCAGGGCGGTGAGCCATGTCGTGATGTGCGGCGGCGCGCACGGCCCGGGGAGAAAATCCTCCTGGCCAGCTACTGCCCTTTCTCTTTTGCCGGTCCTTATCGGGAGTACGGGCCTGTATTTGTACTGGCGCAGCCACAGCCGGAACAAAACTTCAGAGCACAGAACAGCTTCCCCCGCTAA
- a CDS encoding PadR family transcriptional regulator — protein sequence MSLRFAVLTLLDIEPGSGYDLKRRFERSVSHFWSASHQQMYRELHKLHEEGLLDCEEQAQEGKPDKKVYSLTDLGRAELRDWVIQPSAPQKIREPFLVRMFAGHNLSKDEMRDALEGQLRQHRSSLESYQEQNERVLKSDTALQERYWLAHQTLLLGIEAEKTWISWAEGLLSELEESVKK from the coding sequence ATGTCTCTGCGCTTTGCCGTTCTCACCTTGCTGGATATTGAGCCCGGCAGTGGATATGACCTTAAGCGGCGCTTTGAGCGCAGCGTCTCCCACTTCTGGAGTGCCAGCCATCAGCAGATGTATCGCGAGCTGCACAAGTTACATGAGGAGGGCCTGCTGGACTGTGAGGAGCAGGCCCAAGAAGGCAAGCCGGACAAGAAGGTCTATAGCCTCACGGATCTAGGCCGCGCCGAGCTGCGTGACTGGGTCATTCAGCCCAGTGCGCCGCAGAAGATTCGCGAGCCTTTTCTGGTGCGCATGTTCGCCGGTCACAACCTGAGCAAGGATGAAATGCGAGATGCTCTGGAGGGCCAACTGCGCCAACATCGCAGCTCTCTGGAAAGTTACCAGGAGCAAAATGAGCGGGTATTAAAGAGTGATACAGCGCTCCAGGAGCGCTACTGGTTGGCACATCAAACCCTGCTTTTGGGTATTGAGGCGGAAAAGACCTGGATCAGTTGGGCGGAAGGTCTGCTGAGTGAGCTTGAAGAGTCCGTAAAAAAATGA
- the alaE gene encoding L-alanine exporter AlaE: MSAPALSPSSPDAPDEKASGARRWDFMLDIFAMNSFSWAVAIPIELVLAGMSWSEHLKVRLMALVFNTLIARPFSMYRNWIVNRFGGGGFINAYLVDTFVFLSFQFPLYLANMRLGGVSWDEIATASITFILIAGALGRPYGIYLDWVRRVWINTLVPLWSKRAA; encoded by the coding sequence ATGTCCGCGCCCGCACTATCCCCATCCAGTCCAGATGCCCCAGATGAAAAGGCTTCTGGTGCGCGCCGGTGGGACTTTATGCTGGACATCTTCGCCATGAATAGCTTCTCTTGGGCTGTAGCGATCCCCATCGAGCTGGTTCTGGCGGGTATGAGTTGGAGCGAACACCTGAAAGTTCGCCTGATGGCCCTGGTATTCAATACCCTTATTGCCCGCCCATTCAGTATGTACCGCAACTGGATTGTGAACCGTTTCGGTGGTGGCGGTTTTATCAATGCCTACCTGGTAGACACCTTTGTATTTCTCAGCTTCCAGTTCCCACTTTATTTAGCCAATATGCGCCTCGGTGGCGTCAGCTGGGACGAAATAGCCACCGCCAGTATTACTTTTATACTAATCGCGGGGGCACTTGGACGACCCTATGGAATTTATCTCGACTGGGTGCGTCGAGTGTGGATTAATACGCTGGTGCCCCTGTGGAGCAAACGCGCAGCCTAG
- a CDS encoding aspartate/glutamate racemase family protein yields MIVLTDNAIENSSMTVGVVAGTPTDTRFGLDFLAARQLRGVGLSLSSSPQAQTQLQALERDALTQQLIEAIEQLYQAGAEAAMIYCNSLSGAVDMSAVKAASPIEVVSPLEVYAELTQRYRNFGLLAANCQSCANIEREILERNTTAKVIGIGNLQIVEDIEDGLAAEMIVRQHALDDLVAALVKSGVQILILGCTHFDYFYPELLAHCDGIRLFLPSERMLQLLQERIPQAA; encoded by the coding sequence ATGATTGTGTTGACCGATAACGCCATTGAAAACAGTTCCATGACCGTTGGCGTGGTCGCTGGCACTCCCACTGATACCCGCTTCGGATTGGATTTCCTCGCAGCACGCCAGCTTCGCGGAGTGGGTCTGTCCCTATCCTCGTCTCCCCAAGCTCAAACCCAATTACAGGCACTGGAGCGCGACGCCCTCACTCAGCAGCTGATCGAAGCTATAGAACAGCTTTATCAGGCTGGCGCCGAAGCGGCGATGATCTATTGCAACTCACTTTCCGGTGCAGTGGATATGTCGGCGGTGAAAGCTGCCTCCCCCATTGAGGTGGTATCCCCTCTCGAGGTGTATGCTGAACTTACCCAGCGCTACCGCAACTTTGGACTGCTCGCCGCCAACTGCCAGAGCTGCGCCAATATCGAGCGGGAAATACTCGAGCGCAATACAACCGCCAAAGTCATCGGTATTGGCAACTTGCAAATTGTGGAAGATATCGAGGACGGCCTCGCCGCAGAAATGATTGTTCGCCAACACGCTCTTGATGACTTGGTCGCGGCGCTGGTGAAAAGCGGCGTACAGATCCTGATTTTGGGCTGCACCCATTTCGATTATTTTTATCCGGAATTACTGGCTCACTGTGATGGTATTCGCCTATTCCTACCCTCTGAGCGTATGCTGCAATTACTGCAGGAACGTATTCCCCAGGCTGCCTGA
- a CDS encoding response regulator, with protein sequence MKFRQLDRDSKTQLKNLSKENSNLFQQMHSRNSEFTALEKRLSDARTELEQLRQEKSDLLTITRHHLQHPLDTLLGTLNLLARSEDNNTRALVEIGKRQLNSALKSLDNLHQCGDVETVELKLPTENHRVPGKQLSVLLIENNKHDTLQPTLETMGHEVQRECNGIDGSSAALQKAFDLILTDTHLPLMDGVEAVREIRRERGAELPIFALLQNASSGDKERYQARGFTGVLTHPIGDRQLMQLLSWAVRRSQGVAVPQGAKPTRLLNTNTLFRLRDTLDHHTFAELLSERTATLPKNITSLTSAITGRHWLDAEQQAQKLARSSIEVGLETIAARLRTLAANLSIDSEREYCRQQRTELLQLMRESVRQLKSWRERNVHTEWALK encoded by the coding sequence GTGAAATTTCGCCAGTTAGATCGCGACAGCAAAACCCAACTTAAAAATTTGAGTAAGGAAAATAGTAACCTTTTTCAACAAATGCACAGCCGAAATAGCGAATTTACCGCATTGGAAAAGCGGCTGTCCGATGCTCGCACTGAACTGGAACAATTGCGCCAAGAGAAATCAGACCTCCTGACCATAACCCGCCACCACTTACAGCACCCCTTGGATACGCTCCTGGGCACGTTAAATTTATTGGCTCGCAGTGAAGATAATAATACTCGCGCTCTGGTAGAGATCGGGAAAAGACAATTAAACAGTGCCCTAAAGTCCCTTGATAATTTACATCAATGCGGCGATGTCGAAACGGTGGAATTAAAACTACCCACTGAGAACCACCGCGTTCCCGGTAAGCAATTATCGGTTTTACTCATTGAGAACAATAAGCATGACACCCTTCAACCCACCTTGGAAACCATGGGGCATGAAGTGCAAAGGGAGTGCAATGGAATCGATGGAAGCAGCGCTGCGCTGCAAAAAGCATTCGATCTCATTTTAACTGATACTCACCTCCCACTAATGGATGGCGTTGAAGCAGTACGGGAAATCCGCCGAGAGAGAGGTGCAGAATTACCTATTTTTGCTCTATTACAAAATGCGAGCTCCGGCGACAAGGAGCGCTATCAAGCTAGAGGATTTACCGGCGTATTGACCCACCCCATCGGCGATCGACAATTAATGCAGTTATTGAGCTGGGCCGTTCGCCGGAGCCAGGGGGTCGCTGTTCCTCAAGGAGCGAAACCTACACGCCTTCTGAATACCAATACCCTATTCCGCTTGCGGGATACTCTGGATCATCATACGTTTGCTGAATTACTCAGTGAACGCACAGCCACCTTGCCCAAAAATATTACATCACTGACCAGTGCTATCACTGGTCGTCACTGGCTAGATGCTGAGCAGCAAGCACAAAAATTGGCTCGATCTTCTATTGAAGTCGGCCTCGAAACAATAGCAGCTCGCCTACGGACCCTGGCCGCAAACCTCTCTATCGATAGTGAGAGAGAGTACTGTCGCCAACAGCGCACAGAGTTACTTCAGTTGATGCGGGAATCCGTGCGCCAGCTAAAGTCCTGGCGCGAACGTAATGTACACACCGAGTGGGCGCTGAAGTGA